One bacterium DNA segment encodes these proteins:
- a CDS encoding flavodoxin family protein, with protein sequence MKHVTALLGTARKKHTYGATRRFLDELQALGDVECELVSLGDCHLEICRGCKLCFVKGEEFCPLKDDRDVLIGKMMASDGVVFATPNYSFQVSAVMKIFLDRLGFVFHRPRFFGKSFTCIVAQGIYGGAKIVQYLDFVGGGLGFNTVNGTYFTALEPMTAEEEGRINGKLAAHARRFHERLGRPAYPAPTLFQLWGFRMARTSIRLGLDDSNRDHTYYREKGWYESDYFYPVRLGPLKKAAGSLFDAMAARNTRKRECR encoded by the coding sequence ATGAAACACGTCACCGCCCTCCTCGGCACCGCCCGCAAGAAGCACACGTACGGCGCCACGCGCCGGTTCCTCGATGAGCTGCAGGCGCTCGGCGACGTGGAATGCGAACTCGTCTCCCTCGGCGACTGCCACCTGGAGATCTGCCGCGGCTGCAAGCTGTGCTTCGTCAAGGGCGAGGAGTTCTGCCCGCTCAAGGACGACCGCGACGTGCTCATCGGCAAGATGATGGCGTCGGACGGGGTGGTGTTCGCGACGCCCAACTACTCGTTCCAGGTCTCGGCCGTGATGAAGATCTTCCTCGACCGGCTCGGCTTCGTCTTCCACCGGCCGCGCTTCTTCGGGAAGAGCTTCACCTGCATCGTCGCGCAGGGCATCTACGGCGGCGCGAAGATCGTCCAGTACCTGGATTTCGTCGGCGGGGGCCTCGGCTTCAACACCGTCAATGGGACGTACTTCACGGCCCTCGAGCCGATGACGGCCGAGGAGGAGGGGCGGATCAACGGGAAGCTGGCGGCGCACGCCCGGCGGTTCCACGAGCGGCTCGGGCGGCCCGCGTATCCGGCGCCGACGCTCTTCCAGCTCTGGGGCTTTCGGATGGCGCGCACGAGCATTCGGCTCGGGCTCGACGACAGCAACCGCGACCACACCTATTATCGGGAGAAGGGCTGGTACGAGTCCGACTACTTCTATCCGGTGCGCCTCGGTCCGCTCAAGAAGGCCGCGGGGAGTCTCTTCGACGCGATGGCGGCGC